The Dreissena polymorpha isolate Duluth1 chromosome 2, UMN_Dpol_1.0, whole genome shotgun sequence nucleotide sequence CAATACCCTTAgcatattaatattgcaattaatagttcaatataacatactttatggtGTTAGCAAACAGAATTCATATTATTTGGTTTTAATATTAGTATAAgtaattttacatatttatttttgagCAGCACATTTAATTTCTCAAAATTGCTTAGAAGTTGACAAGcacacaatattattattttggtgATCCAGGCTAAAGCCTAAGTTATTTATAAGTTGAAATATATTTGTACTTTTTATAGCTTTTTCCTGATTCACACATTAGTTCTTAATAATAAGTAAATAAGAggattaaaataactttttttttgttgCCAAACCATTGATGCATACATGCTTAAAAAtaagttcattttgaaataatCCTCATCTGTAAATTACATAAAGGGATTCCATATATCACTCAAAGTAAAGAAAACACCATGTCCAATAGAATAAATTTAATgagcatacaataaaaatacacaaaacacaaaatatgtaacatttaaaacatagaATACATCTTAAACACCATCACAATGCAGATAGATAATCAAGTCAAGTAAGAACATTTAACAGCCAGGTAACTGGTTACTTCATAATTTTGTGAGCTGGTGGAAGTAAAGGTGGCAAAAAGTTGGTTAAATAAGCAACCACCTTCACAATGTGCTCAGCAATGTGGCTTAAACTCAGTGGCATCAGCCCATCAATTATGTGGTAGTTCTTGATTCTCCCAATCTCACGTTCAACATGTATTCGCACAGAAGCAATGTCCATGGTTTCACGTACAACACTGGCTGACAATTGGCTTCGTCAATTTAGAAATGGCGGAATGTTGAGGCCAACTCCTTCCGGAAGGATGTCCTTAATGTCGAACCCTCTATCAGCCATGATGTTGTCTCCCTTTTCAAAAAGATCAAGAAGACCTGATTTTGGGGTAATTGCCTTGTCTGAGATTTTTCCACCCCACAAACCGGATATAAAAGTTAAGGTACCATTTGGACTTACTCCCACTAACACTTTCAAAGTGTTATGGTGCTTGTAGTTCGACCATGTTTGACTTTGGGTTGCCATTACGCTTGAAACTTCAATAAAGATTCCTGTACAATCAATGATGATTCGTGTTGTTGGGTACTGGTTGAATTCTAACGGCATATTTTTTCTGACAGACTTCTGGGAAAGAAATGGAAATAAGTCCGGAAGTTCATGAGACAAGAAAATAATCCAAGTCGTgaagatttttgaaaaatgtcCTTGAGAAATGCCAAAACGTTCAGAAATGTCCCTTACAAACAACCCAACCTTTAACCTTACAAGCACCATAAACAATTCTTCTTTTGTTGATAATGCCCGTTTTTTCCCAGGTCTGCTTGTACTGTGTGTTTGGTGTTTTGGAGCATCTTCCCCTGACTCACTGCGCCCTCTCCAATAATTAAGTTTCTCACtttttgtctctaaatatttaaaaaaagcattaaatgttTCAATGTTTGGAAAGCCTGTGTAGAACATCACTGCATGCTTGTCATCACTTATTTTTTCTAAGGAAAACCTATTGGCTTCAAATTCACTGATGGTTGCATTTAATTCATCAATTGTCTTTTCCAAATAATCACACTTTGCCTGACACGCTTTTAACTGTTCGCTAAGAAGTTCCACGTCTGTGAACGACTTCAATGTGGAATATTCATGGTCACAGTGTGTAGATGATACTGGTTGCACACTAA carries:
- the LOC127869808 gene encoding uncharacterized protein LOC127869808, translating into MADKACKTETEDLIAEVSVQPVSSTHCDHEYSTLKSFTDVELLSEQLKACQAKCDYLEKTIDELNATISEFEANRFSLEKISDDKHAVMFYTGFPNIETFNAFFKYLETKSEKLNYWRGRSESGEDAPKHQTHSTSRPGKKRALSTKEELFMVLVRLKVGLFVRDISERFGISQGHFSKIFTTWIIFLSHELPDLFPFLSQKSVRKNMPLEFNQYPTTRIIIDCTGIFIEVSSVMATQSQTWSNYKHHNTLKVLVGVSPNGTLTFISGLWGGKISDKAITPKSGLLDLFEKGDNIMADRGFDIKDILPEGVGLNIPPFLN